GCCAACTGCCACAGTTTTTATCATGGAATCATCTGGTGGCATGGTAGCTGGTGATCGAAATGAAATCTCTGTAAAGCTTGCACCAGATAGTCAAGTAAAATTAAAACAACAATCCGCTCTAAAAATTTATCCTTCTCACAATGGTGAACGATGCACACAGGAAATTACGGTGGAAATTGCAGAAGGGGCAAGATTAGAATGGCTACCTGAGGTGACCATTCCTTTTGAACGAGCGAGATTTCAAGTGGATACAACGATTCGCATGGCAAAAAGCTCTACATTAATATGGGGTGAAATTATTGCACCAGGTCGAGAAATGCGAGGAGAAATCTTTGACTATCAATCCTTCCAATCCAAATACAAAATATTTGTTGAGGAAGCTCTAATTGCATTTGATTCATTCCATTTTAAACCTCAGGAAATGAACCTATCTACGATTGGTCTGTTAGAGAGGGCATATTATATCGGTTCGTTATGGATTGTATCTCCACAAGTTGAGAATCTCAATATTCGAGAATTACAGGAAATGATCCAACGGGAGAGTTCCATTCAGGCAAGTGTTACAAAACTAACAGATCATGCAATCCATTGTAGATGGCTTTCAAAAGAGCAGCGAACACTCCACAAAGAAATCAATCGCATGTTTGAACATGTGGCAACAATACTTTAAA
The genomic region above belongs to Lysinibacillus sp. FSL W8-0992 and contains:
- a CDS encoding urease accessory protein UreD — protein: MLNQGKVNHYGKLEMAFEPRRGYTRLVHVYQQPPLKASRELYADNKPTATVFIMESSGGMVAGDRNEISVKLAPDSQVKLKQQSALKIYPSHNGERCTQEITVEIAEGARLEWLPEVTIPFERARFQVDTTIRMAKSSTLIWGEIIAPGREMRGEIFDYQSFQSKYKIFVEEALIAFDSFHFKPQEMNLSTIGLLERAYYIGSLWIVSPQVENLNIRELQEMIQRESSIQASVTKLTDHAIHCRWLSKEQRTLHKEINRMFEHVATIL